The Drosophila gunungcola strain Sukarami chromosome 3L unlocalized genomic scaffold, Dgunungcola_SK_2 000003F, whole genome shotgun sequence genome contains a region encoding:
- the LOC128258199 gene encoding uncharacterized protein LOC128258199 isoform X1: MTRVALCMAVACILVQCVYSAKFDEQNRRLILDINDQKTTNRQYYSSNIDTNNGKYNGNGGQYNGINDGRYYHDDSGKYVHVEGPTGPPAPPYVHVVGPEGGYGGNGGKGDGGGVGPGGPGGPKGPGGPKGPNGPNGPPGPPGPPGPPGPPGPKGPTKPGPFGPPGPPGPPGPTRPGPYGPPGPPGPTRPGPPGPPGPTRPGPPGKTFSYKVLSVSETINTIIPGPTPNDPRYSDKETPGYLPPNQPGKISIPPHSQVIQIEPPTKPVYKPNYEHNNDYVIKKVPVTTKPPLTYIPPSFPITPKPYVPVPVPPQPPSQKITTTTIVQPKVPVITIEKDKPHKSVTSPPVTTGNIENHTYLPPPPPTPKYVTKTPTPTPIPIPTRTPPPIYYEPSPPQPFAKVSVTPPPQIQYHTPQVPTVATPNKPVTVPYKPVTRPPPVYVEPKVTPRPSPPLHVPSISESCVCNADKTHSSKSTLTSTTTTTTTNSYPNPASVDFNKQFSGFNGQANFGSIINAMSLTQLPVIPQAPGQPAFYPPDKIPKGAVIALMPVVILPQEYYSNCEENSINQHSNIDPFPLGVQPSVSFSLHSVLTGSAPKDQCMCPCSCTQNLPGRLHKKREASDAEAPVEVKVASPSEEVKVLAEPIASPSEEVKVLVDPIPEAKAKVEPVAAASEEVKAEVEPKPAASEEVKAKAELIAAASEEIKAKVEPEEAKILADPKPEIKATSETN, translated from the exons gCCGTTGCTTGCATTTTGGTGCAATGCGTCTACTCTGCAAAGTTCGATGAACAGAACCGTCGTCTTATTCTCGATATAAACGACCAAAAGACAACGAACCGTCAATACTATTCGTCAAATATTGACACAA ATAACGGTAAATATAACGGCAACGGCGGTCAATATAACG GTATTAACGATGGTCGGTATTATCACGATGATTCGGGCAAATATGTTCACGTTGAAGGCCCAACCGGTCCTCCAGCACCCCCATATGTCCACGTGGTTGGACCCGAAGGCGGATACGGAGGAAACGGCGGCAAAGGAGACGGCGGCGGCGTAGGCCCCGGCGGCCCAGGTGGACCTAAAGGACCCGGCG GCCCAAAGGGACCCAACGGACCCAACGGACCTCCCGGACCCCCCGGCCCACCCGGACCACCTG GACCTCCCGGACCTAAGGGACCCACCAAGCCCGGACCTTTCGGACCACCGGGACCACCCG gACCACCCGGACCCACTCGTCCTGGACCCTATGGACCTCCCGGCCCACCCGGCCCAACTCGTCCCGGCCCACCCGGACCACCTGGCCCAACTCGTCCCGGCCCACCAGGTAAGACATTTAGCTACAAAGTTTTGTCAGTAAGTGAAActataaatacaataattcCAGGACCTACTCCCAACGATCCTCGTTACTCGGACAAGGAAACGCCCGGCTACCTGCCACCAAACCAACCGGGTAAAATCTCGATCCCACCCCACTCACAAGTCATTCAAATTGAACCACCCACCAAGCCAGTTTATAAGCCGAATTACGAACACAACAATGATTATGTTATTAAGAAAGTACCTGTAACGACAAAGCCACCACTAACCTATATTCCTCCTTCTTTCCCCATCACTCCGAAACCCTatgttcccgttcccgttccacCTCAACCGCCATCCCAAAAAATAACCACGACGACGATCGTACAGCCAAAGGTCCCGGTTATCACTATTGAGAAGGATAAGCCCCATAAGAGCGTTACTTCACCGCCAGTGACAACGGGTAATATTGAAAACCACACGTACctaccaccaccaccgccgacTCCAAAATACGTGACCAAGACTCCGACTCCgactccgattccgattccgactCGGACCCCGCCCCCAATTTATTACGAACCCTCGCCACCGCAACCTTTTGCAAAGGTTTCTGTGACGCCACCGCCACAAATCCAATACCATACGCCACAGGTTCCCACCGTGGCTACCCCAAACAAACCCGTGACCGTTCCGTACAAACCTGTGACCAGACCGCCGCCAGTTTACGTTGAACCGAAAGTAACGCCACGTCCCTCTCCACCTTTGCATGTGCCATCGATCAGCGAGTCCTGTGTATGTAACGCCGATAAGACGCACTCATCGAAAAGCACCCTTACCTcaaccacaaccacaaccacCACGAACTCCTATCCCAATCCCGCCTCCGTTGActttaacaaacaattttccGGCTTCAATGGacaagcaaacttcggcagcATAATAAACGCCATGTCACTGACCCAACTGCCGGTGATACCCCAAGCCCCCGGACAGCCGGCCTTCTATCCTCCGGACAAGATCCCCAAGGGAGCCGTCATTGCCCTGATGCCCGTGGTCATCCTGCCACAGGAGTACTATTCCAACTGCGAGGAGAACTCAATTAACCAGCACTCGAACATCGATCCCTTCCCGCTGGGCGTCCAGCCCTCGGTGTCCTTTAGCCTGCACTCGGTGCTGACCGGTTCGGCGCCCAAGGATCAGTGCATGTGCCCGTGCTCGTGCACCCAGAACCTGCCGGGAAGATTACACAAGAAACGCGAGGCCAGCGATGCTGAGGCTCCGGTGGAGGTCAAGGTGGCCTCTCCCTCCGAGGAGGTGAAGGTGCTGGCTGAGCCCATAGCCTCTCCCTCCGAGGAGGTGAAAGTCCTGGTCGATCCCATCCCAGAGGCCAAGGCCAAGGTCGAACCAGTCGCAGCCGCTTCCGAAGAGGTCAAGGCCGAGGTTGAGCCCAAGCCAGCAGCCTCCGAAGAGGTCAAGGCAAAGGCTGAACTCATTGCAGCTGCCTCTGAAGAAATCAAAGCTAAGGTTGAACCCGAAGAAGCGAAAATCCTGGCCGACCCCAAGCCCGAGATCAAAGCGACTAGCGAGACGAACTAA
- the LOC128258199 gene encoding nascent polypeptide-associated complex subunit alpha, muscle-specific form isoform X3, with the protein MTRVALCMAVACILVQCVYSAKFDEQNRRLILDINDQKTTNRQYYSSNIDTNAYRYGYDVGKTGNFHHETRGPDGVTYGCYGLIDPYHLLRATHYVADAHGYRTVEPQKPVETFPPHLYKETDGGPSEPGILLQWEELYFPIGCGKFANGAQHGVPFFLEDFKTKGGNGNDAIPSFSSNTLVIKGSDQKSLPIHKPTGPLVPQGTGIFGTDKGHSDLSHPGDQAPSFHSVNTLLPGSNNDGQYVPDTNPYVHVIGPNGGSGGSGSGGGFGGNGGFGGVGGFGPNGPGGPNGPKGPNEPNGPPGPPGGLGPVGAGGGASGKPVYKDGDRTGLGSGSGIGSGDRISTGNGGAVGSGDRYTTGNGGGSGSGGRYTTGNGGGVGGGDRTGTGSGFGIASGGQYRPENEGTYTSTYTHTETGFPGAIPYTPDNGKYNGNGGQYNGINDGRYYHDDSGKYVHVEGPTGPPAPPYVHVVGPEGGYGGNGGKGDGGGVGPGGPGGPKGPGGPKGPNGPNGPPGPPGPPGPPGPPGPKGPTKPGPFGPPGPPGPPGPTRPGPYGPPGPPGPTRPGPPGPPGPTRPGPPGKTFSYKVLSVSETINTIIPGPTPNDPRYSDKETPGYLPPNQPGKISIPPHSQVIQIEPPTKPVYKPNYEHNNDYVIKKVPVTTKPPLTYIPPSFPITPKPYVPVPVPPQPPSQKITTTTIVQPKVPVITIEKDKPHKSVTSPPVTTGNIENHTYLPPPPPTPKYVTKTPTPTPIPIPTRTPPPIYYEPSPPQPFAKVSVTPPPQIQYHTPQVPTVATPNKPVTVPYKPVTRPPPVYVEPKVTPRPSPPLHVPSISESCVCNADKTHSSKSTLTSTTTTTTTNSYPNPASVDFNKQFSGFNGQANFGSIINAMSLTQLPVIPQAPGQPAFYPPDKIPKGAVIALMPVVILPQEYYSNCEENSINQHSNIDPFPLGVQPSVSFSLHSVLTGSAPKDQCMCPCSCTQNLPGRLHKKREASDAEAPVEVKVASPSEEVKVLAEPIASPSEEVKVLVDPIPEAKAKVEPVAAASEEVKAEVEPKPAASEEVKAKAELIAAASEEIKAKVEPEEAKILADPKPEIKATSETN; encoded by the exons gCCGTTGCTTGCATTTTGGTGCAATGCGTCTACTCTGCAAAGTTCGATGAACAGAACCGTCGTCTTATTCTCGATATAAACGACCAAAAGACAACGAACCGTCAATACTATTCGTCAAATATTGACACAA ATGCCTATCGGTATGGCTACGATGTCGGCAAGACCGGCAACTTCCATCACGAGACCCGAGGTCCCGATGGAGTTACCTACGGTTGCTACGGGCTGATCGATCCCTACCACCTGCTCCGGGCAACACACTACGTGGCCGATGCTCACGGTTACAGGACTGTGGAGCCGCAGAAGCCAGTGGAGACATTCCCGCCACATCTGTACAAGGAGACCGACGGTGGTCCTTCGGAGCCGGGTATCCTGCTGCAATGGGAGGAACTCTACTTCCCCATCGGATGTGGAAAGTTTGCGAATGGCGCCCAACACGGAGTGCCGTTCTTCCTAGAAGAC TTCAAAACCAAGGGAGGCAATGGCAACGATGCGATACCATCGTTCTCCTCCAACACACTAGTGATCAAGGGCTCCGACCAGAAGAGTCTGCCCATCCACAAGCCCACCGGTCCTCTGGTGCCCCAGGGCACGGGCATCTTCGGCACCGACAAGGGTCACTCCGATCTCAGCCATCCCGGCGATCAGGCGCCGTCCTTCCATTCGGTGAACACCCTGCTACCGGGCAGCAACA ATGATGGCCAGTACGTGCCGGACACTAATCCCTATGTGCATGTGATTGGACCCAATGGCGGAAGCGGAGGCAGCGGCTCCGGCGGCGGTTTTGGCGGAAACGGAGGCTTTGGAGGCGTTGGCGGTTTTGGACCCAACGGTCCGGGTGGTCCCAATGGACCGAAGGGACCAAATGAACCAAACGGACCACCGGGACCACCTGGCGGTTTGGGTCCGGTCGGCGCGGGAGGAGGAGCCTCAGGAAAACCGGTCTACAAGGATGGCGATCGAACTGGCCTGGGCAGCGGTTCCGGAATCGGGTCCGGTGATCGCATTAGCACCGGAAACGGTGGCGCTGTCGGTTCCGGCGATCGTTACACCACCGGAAACGGTGGTGGCAGTGGCTCCGGCGGTCGCTATACCACCGGAAACGGTGGCGGCGTCGGCGGTGGCGATCGCACGGGAACGGGCAGTGGCTTCGGAATCGCTTCCGGCGGCCAGTACCGCCCGGAGAATGAGGGAACCTACACCAGCACCTACACGCACACCGAGACCGGTTTTCCTGGGGCCATTCCATACACTCCAG ATAACGGTAAATATAACGGCAACGGCGGTCAATATAACG GTATTAACGATGGTCGGTATTATCACGATGATTCGGGCAAATATGTTCACGTTGAAGGCCCAACCGGTCCTCCAGCACCCCCATATGTCCACGTGGTTGGACCCGAAGGCGGATACGGAGGAAACGGCGGCAAAGGAGACGGCGGCGGCGTAGGCCCCGGCGGCCCAGGTGGACCTAAAGGACCCGGCG GCCCAAAGGGACCCAACGGACCCAACGGACCTCCCGGACCCCCCGGCCCACCCGGACCACCTG GACCTCCCGGACCTAAGGGACCCACCAAGCCCGGACCTTTCGGACCACCGGGACCACCCG gACCACCCGGACCCACTCGTCCTGGACCCTATGGACCTCCCGGCCCACCCGGCCCAACTCGTCCCGGCCCACCCGGACCACCTGGCCCAACTCGTCCCGGCCCACCAGGTAAGACATTTAGCTACAAAGTTTTGTCAGTAAGTGAAActataaatacaataattcCAGGACCTACTCCCAACGATCCTCGTTACTCGGACAAGGAAACGCCCGGCTACCTGCCACCAAACCAACCGGGTAAAATCTCGATCCCACCCCACTCACAAGTCATTCAAATTGAACCACCCACCAAGCCAGTTTATAAGCCGAATTACGAACACAACAATGATTATGTTATTAAGAAAGTACCTGTAACGACAAAGCCACCACTAACCTATATTCCTCCTTCTTTCCCCATCACTCCGAAACCCTatgttcccgttcccgttccacCTCAACCGCCATCCCAAAAAATAACCACGACGACGATCGTACAGCCAAAGGTCCCGGTTATCACTATTGAGAAGGATAAGCCCCATAAGAGCGTTACTTCACCGCCAGTGACAACGGGTAATATTGAAAACCACACGTACctaccaccaccaccgccgacTCCAAAATACGTGACCAAGACTCCGACTCCgactccgattccgattccgactCGGACCCCGCCCCCAATTTATTACGAACCCTCGCCACCGCAACCTTTTGCAAAGGTTTCTGTGACGCCACCGCCACAAATCCAATACCATACGCCACAGGTTCCCACCGTGGCTACCCCAAACAAACCCGTGACCGTTCCGTACAAACCTGTGACCAGACCGCCGCCAGTTTACGTTGAACCGAAAGTAACGCCACGTCCCTCTCCACCTTTGCATGTGCCATCGATCAGCGAGTCCTGTGTATGTAACGCCGATAAGACGCACTCATCGAAAAGCACCCTTACCTcaaccacaaccacaaccacCACGAACTCCTATCCCAATCCCGCCTCCGTTGActttaacaaacaattttccGGCTTCAATGGacaagcaaacttcggcagcATAATAAACGCCATGTCACTGACCCAACTGCCGGTGATACCCCAAGCCCCCGGACAGCCGGCCTTCTATCCTCCGGACAAGATCCCCAAGGGAGCCGTCATTGCCCTGATGCCCGTGGTCATCCTGCCACAGGAGTACTATTCCAACTGCGAGGAGAACTCAATTAACCAGCACTCGAACATCGATCCCTTCCCGCTGGGCGTCCAGCCCTCGGTGTCCTTTAGCCTGCACTCGGTGCTGACCGGTTCGGCGCCCAAGGATCAGTGCATGTGCCCGTGCTCGTGCACCCAGAACCTGCCGGGAAGATTACACAAGAAACGCGAGGCCAGCGATGCTGAGGCTCCGGTGGAGGTCAAGGTGGCCTCTCCCTCCGAGGAGGTGAAGGTGCTGGCTGAGCCCATAGCCTCTCCCTCCGAGGAGGTGAAAGTCCTGGTCGATCCCATCCCAGAGGCCAAGGCCAAGGTCGAACCAGTCGCAGCCGCTTCCGAAGAGGTCAAGGCCGAGGTTGAGCCCAAGCCAGCAGCCTCCGAAGAGGTCAAGGCAAAGGCTGAACTCATTGCAGCTGCCTCTGAAGAAATCAAAGCTAAGGTTGAACCCGAAGAAGCGAAAATCCTGGCCGACCCCAAGCCCGAGATCAAAGCGACTAGCGAGACGAACTAA
- the LOC128258199 gene encoding collagen alpha-1(I) chain isoform X2, with protein MTRVALCMAVACILVQCVYSAKFDEQNRRLILDINDQKTTNRQYYSSNIDTNNGKYNGNGGQYNGINDGRYYHDDSGKYVHVEGPTGPPAPPYVHVVGPEGGYGGNGGKGDGGGVGPGGPGGPKGPGGPKGPNGPNGPPGPPGPPGPPGPPGPKGPTKPGPFGPPGPPGPPGPTRPGPYGPPGPPGPTRPGPPGPPGPTRPGPPGKTFSYKVLSVSETINTIIPGPTPNDPRYSDKETPGYLPPNQPAKGPGYHY; from the exons gCCGTTGCTTGCATTTTGGTGCAATGCGTCTACTCTGCAAAGTTCGATGAACAGAACCGTCGTCTTATTCTCGATATAAACGACCAAAAGACAACGAACCGTCAATACTATTCGTCAAATATTGACACAA ATAACGGTAAATATAACGGCAACGGCGGTCAATATAACG GTATTAACGATGGTCGGTATTATCACGATGATTCGGGCAAATATGTTCACGTTGAAGGCCCAACCGGTCCTCCAGCACCCCCATATGTCCACGTGGTTGGACCCGAAGGCGGATACGGAGGAAACGGCGGCAAAGGAGACGGCGGCGGCGTAGGCCCCGGCGGCCCAGGTGGACCTAAAGGACCCGGCG GCCCAAAGGGACCCAACGGACCCAACGGACCTCCCGGACCCCCCGGCCCACCCGGACCACCTG GACCTCCCGGACCTAAGGGACCCACCAAGCCCGGACCTTTCGGACCACCGGGACCACCCG gACCACCCGGACCCACTCGTCCTGGACCCTATGGACCTCCCGGCCCACCCGGCCCAACTCGTCCCGGCCCACCCGGACCACCTGGCCCAACTCGTCCCGGCCCACCAGGTAAGACATTTAGCTACAAAGTTTTGTCAGTAAGTGAAActataaatacaataattcCAGGACCTACTCCCAACGATCCTCGTTACTCGGACAAGGAAACGCCCGGCTACCTGCCACCAAACCAACCGG CCAAAGGTCCCGGTTATCACTATTGA